A single Gemmatimonadaceae bacterium DNA region contains:
- a CDS encoding amidohydrolase family protein, whose protein sequence is MTYTLIRNGTLIDGTGAAPVPNGAVLIKDDRIEAAGRLESLRRPAGAVAEIDAGGGTILPGLIDAHVHATMQNEGMMKHATTPFSLNFYLAVGYLRRTLDAGITTVRDAGGADLGLKRALEMGLIEGPRMQISITPLSITGGHLDFWLPSGQELGLFTPHPGLPSGICDGVDEVRKKVREVLRAGAEVIKVCSTGGVLSPTDHPEFTQFSPEELAVMVQEGAFRRGVKVMAHAQGAEGIKNAVRAGIHSIEHGIYLDDEAIELMLARGTFLVPTLLAPQAVIEQAEQTGMISEWALRKSKEVLQAHRDSIRHAHKAGVKIAMGTDAGVMPHGTNLRELGLMCDHAGMLPMESLVATTRVAAECLGWQDRVGTLAAGKLADVTVTAIDPLVDIHALTPATIRLVVQGGRVVKAAATE, encoded by the coding sequence ATGACGTACACGCTCATTCGCAACGGTACTCTCATCGACGGCACGGGCGCCGCGCCGGTTCCCAACGGCGCCGTGCTCATCAAGGATGACCGCATCGAAGCGGCGGGTCGTCTGGAATCGCTGCGCCGCCCCGCTGGCGCGGTTGCGGAAATCGACGCTGGCGGCGGGACGATCCTGCCCGGCCTCATCGACGCGCACGTGCATGCCACGATGCAGAACGAAGGGATGATGAAGCATGCCACCACGCCCTTCTCGCTCAATTTCTACCTGGCGGTGGGGTACCTGCGCCGCACCCTGGACGCGGGCATCACGACGGTCCGCGATGCGGGCGGCGCCGACCTCGGGCTCAAGCGCGCGCTCGAGATGGGGCTCATCGAAGGTCCGCGTATGCAGATCAGCATCACGCCGCTCTCGATCACCGGTGGGCATCTGGATTTCTGGCTCCCGTCGGGGCAGGAGCTGGGGTTGTTCACTCCTCACCCCGGGCTGCCAAGCGGGATCTGCGACGGCGTGGACGAGGTCCGGAAGAAAGTGCGCGAGGTGCTGCGCGCCGGTGCGGAGGTGATCAAGGTGTGCTCCACGGGTGGCGTGCTCAGCCCCACCGACCATCCGGAGTTCACGCAGTTCTCGCCGGAAGAACTGGCCGTCATGGTACAGGAGGGCGCGTTCCGCCGCGGGGTGAAGGTGATGGCGCACGCGCAGGGCGCCGAGGGCATCAAGAATGCGGTGCGGGCGGGGATCCACTCCATCGAGCACGGCATCTATCTGGACGACGAAGCCATAGAACTCATGCTCGCCCGGGGTACCTTCCTCGTCCCGACGCTGCTGGCGCCGCAGGCCGTTATCGAGCAGGCCGAGCAGACGGGGATGATTTCCGAGTGGGCGTTGCGCAAGTCCAAGGAAGTGCTGCAGGCGCATCGCGACAGCATCCGCCACGCGCACAAGGCGGGGGTGAAGATCGCCATGGGCACCGACGCCGGGGTGATGCCGCACGGGACGAACCTTCGGGAGTTGGGTCTCATGTGCGATCACGCCGGCATGTTGCCAATGGAGTCGCTGGTGGCCACGACACGAGTGGCTGCCGAGTGTTTGGGATGGCAGGACCGCGTGGGCACGTTGGCTGCGGGCAAGTTGGCAGACGTCACGGTGACCGCGATCGATCCACTGGTCGACATCCACGCGCTCACGCCGGCCACGATCCGGCTGGTGGTGCAGGGTGGGCGGGTGGTGAAGGCCGCGGCGACGGAGTAG
- a CDS encoding M20/M25/M40 family metallo-hydrolase, which translates to MVKRATFGVLVFCITLTSLSAQQPSPTRQAELAELTAFLSIPNVASDTRNIARNAAWLKTEFERRGFRMSVVQTPGSPVLIGELVPGSPAPARTLTFYFHYDGQPVIPSEWKDSGPFVPIYRDKPLEDGGRVVSLPASGPVDPDWRLYARSSADDKGPIIAFLSAIDEARAAGRPLTSTVRVLIEGDEEAGSPSLASVVDAHAAQIRADLIVLVDGPQHPSGRPTFVFGARGIMSAELTVFGARHDLHSGNYGNWAPNPAFELARLLTSMTDTNGRVTIAGFYQDVVPLTPDEKTAIAEIPDVDSTLMREFGFSRPDGAGKRLETLDNLPTLNVSGLGSGTVTGQGRTVIPAQAVARLDLRFVKNITPDAQFARLEAHIRAQGFHLITGDVPTDRERSTYPLLAKLRRMGGYPAGRTPLTNATAQRVVAAVADAMHATPARLPSMGGSTPFYLFSDGLKAATVGMPVVNFDDNQHAPNENLRLRNFFDAITMMRAIVTMP; encoded by the coding sequence ATGGTCAAGCGCGCCACATTCGGTGTTCTCGTTTTCTGCATCACGCTGACCTCGCTGAGCGCGCAGCAGCCGTCGCCGACGCGGCAAGCAGAGCTGGCCGAGTTGACGGCGTTCCTGTCCATTCCCAACGTTGCGTCCGATACACGAAACATCGCGCGCAACGCGGCGTGGTTGAAGACGGAGTTCGAACGGCGGGGCTTCCGGATGTCGGTCGTCCAGACCCCCGGTTCGCCGGTGCTCATTGGAGAACTCGTACCGGGAAGCCCGGCGCCAGCACGCACACTGACCTTCTACTTCCACTACGACGGACAGCCTGTCATTCCGTCGGAGTGGAAGGACTCCGGTCCCTTCGTACCGATCTACCGCGACAAGCCGTTGGAGGACGGCGGCCGCGTGGTGAGCTTGCCGGCCAGCGGACCGGTTGACCCCGACTGGCGTCTGTACGCACGGTCATCCGCCGACGACAAGGGGCCGATCATCGCCTTCCTTTCGGCAATCGACGAAGCGCGCGCGGCGGGGCGGCCGCTCACGTCCACAGTCCGGGTACTGATCGAGGGCGACGAAGAGGCGGGCTCGCCGTCCCTGGCCTCAGTGGTCGACGCCCATGCGGCGCAGATCCGCGCCGACCTCATCGTGCTGGTGGACGGTCCACAGCATCCGAGCGGCCGTCCGACGTTCGTATTCGGCGCCCGAGGTATCATGAGCGCCGAGTTGACCGTGTTCGGCGCGCGCCACGACCTGCATAGCGGTAATTACGGCAATTGGGCGCCGAACCCGGCCTTCGAGCTTGCGCGGCTCCTCACGTCGATGACGGACACGAATGGGCGCGTGACCATCGCCGGGTTCTACCAGGACGTCGTGCCGCTGACCCCGGATGAGAAGACGGCGATCGCCGAGATACCGGACGTGGACAGCACCCTGATGCGCGAGTTCGGATTCTCGCGTCCCGACGGCGCGGGCAAGCGCCTCGAGACGCTGGACAATCTGCCCACGCTCAATGTGTCGGGGCTCGGCTCCGGCACGGTTACCGGCCAGGGCCGCACGGTGATTCCGGCCCAGGCCGTGGCGCGGCTGGATCTGCGGTTCGTGAAGAACATCACGCCCGATGCCCAGTTCGCACGGCTGGAAGCGCACATCCGCGCGCAGGGCTTTCATCTGATCACCGGTGACGTGCCCACGGACCGGGAGCGGTCCACCTACCCGCTGCTCGCGAAGCTGCGCCGCATGGGCGGTTATCCGGCCGGCCGGACGCCGCTGACGAATGCGACCGCGCAACGCGTGGTGGCGGCGGTCGCGGACGCGATGCACGCGACCCCGGCTCGGTTGCCGTCCATGGGCGGCTCGACGCCCTTCTATCTATTCTCCGACGGCCTGAAGGCAGCGACGGTGGGCATGCCGGTGGTCAACTTTGACGACAATCAGCACGCGCCCAACGAGAACCTGCGGCTTCGCAATTTCTTCGACGCCATCACGATGATGCGCGCCATCGTGACCATGCCCTAG
- a CDS encoding FAD:protein FMN transferase, which produces MSSDPSSRWSLGRREFLTIGTGMFVGLTLPLALRRRVSVTKRTLPVMGTIAEIQVAHPNVQLAEHAIDAAIAELRWVDHTMSRFRSTSDIGRANLGAAREAVIVGPETALVVRRALQWASVSDGRFDPAIGEVSELWDVLHRHEPPPPPQVKRLAGRNFWRKVDVSTFGGKPALRYDDRDIHLDLGAIAKGYSIDRATDALRARGIAHAIVTVGGDLYALGGSPEGEPWKVGIRDPRDLSAISRTLDVADRAVTTSGDYERFFRYRGVRYDHLMDPVTGAPRRTPIHSNTVIGDCAMDSDAASTSGFGLTREAATALARRMIPGAEAIPLT; this is translated from the coding sequence ATGTCGTCTGACCCATCGTCGCGCTGGAGCCTTGGCCGGCGCGAATTCCTGACCATCGGCACGGGCATGTTCGTGGGGCTCACGCTGCCCCTCGCGCTGCGCCGCCGCGTATCGGTCACCAAACGTACGCTCCCGGTGATGGGCACGATCGCCGAGATCCAGGTGGCGCATCCCAACGTGCAGCTCGCCGAGCACGCAATCGACGCCGCGATCGCCGAGCTGCGCTGGGTGGACCACACGATGTCGCGGTTCCGCTCGACGTCGGACATCGGCCGCGCCAACCTCGGGGCGGCGCGCGAAGCCGTGATCGTGGGGCCCGAGACGGCTCTTGTCGTGCGCCGGGCCCTGCAATGGGCGTCGGTGAGCGACGGCCGCTTCGACCCCGCCATCGGCGAGGTCTCGGAACTGTGGGACGTGCTCCACCGGCACGAGCCGCCGCCACCGCCGCAGGTGAAGCGGCTTGCAGGGCGCAACTTCTGGCGCAAGGTGGACGTTTCGACGTTTGGCGGAAAGCCCGCCCTGCGGTACGACGATCGCGACATCCATCTGGACCTGGGCGCGATTGCCAAAGGGTACAGCATCGACCGGGCGACCGATGCGCTGCGCGCCCGCGGCATCGCGCACGCGATCGTCACCGTGGGCGGGGATCTCTACGCCCTCGGCGGGTCGCCGGAGGGCGAGCCGTGGAAGGTCGGCATTCGGGACCCGCGCGATCTCTCGGCCATCTCCCGCACGCTCGACGTCGCCGATCGGGCCGTGACCACGTCGGGCGACTATGAGCGCTTCTTCCGGTACCGTGGGGTGCGGTACGACCACCTGATGGATCCCGTCACCGGGGCGCCGCGGCGTACGCCCATTCACAGCAACACCGTGATCGGCGACTGCGCGATGGATTCCGACGCCGCGTCCACGTCCGGGTTCGGATTGACTCGCGAGGCGGCCACGGCGCTCGCCCGGCGCATGATTCCAGGAGCCGAAGCAATTCCGTTGACCTGA
- a CDS encoding Rnf-Nqr domain containing protein, whose translation MRDLSWIFISTMLVNNFTLVMFLGLCSFFGVTGKIETAWRLGLANTFVLILTAVSVWALNTFVLAQAPYLRTIAFIVVIASVVQIVEMAVKKYLPVLFRQLGIYLPLITTNCAILGLALFQTSRGYTLVEGLVFALGAGLGLTLALSLMASIRERTELADVPVVARRMGLVLVIASCLSMAFMGFAGMGTAG comes from the coding sequence ATGAGAGATCTGTCGTGGATCTTCATCTCGACCATGCTGGTCAACAATTTCACGCTGGTGATGTTCCTGGGCCTGTGCTCGTTCTTCGGCGTCACGGGCAAGATCGAGACGGCGTGGCGGCTGGGGCTGGCCAACACCTTCGTGCTCATTCTCACCGCGGTGAGCGTGTGGGCGCTGAACACGTTCGTGCTCGCCCAGGCGCCGTACCTGCGGACGATCGCATTCATCGTCGTGATCGCGTCGGTCGTCCAGATCGTAGAGATGGCGGTGAAGAAGTACCTGCCGGTACTGTTCCGGCAGCTCGGCATCTACCTGCCGCTGATCACCACCAACTGCGCCATTCTGGGGCTGGCGTTGTTCCAGACGAGCCGCGGCTACACGCTCGTGGAAGGCCTGGTCTTTGCGCTCGGCGCGGGGCTCGGGCTCACGCTGGCGCTATCGCTCATGGCATCCATCCGCGAGCGCACCGAACTGGCCGACGTGCCGGTGGTGGCGCGGCGCATGGGGCTCGTGCTCGTGATCGCGTCGTGCCTGTCCATGGCCTTCATGGGCTTCGCCGGAATGGGGACCGCGGGATGA
- the rsxE gene encoding electron transport complex subunit RsxE: MTSISVGDRVAGAPAKAQELIPGAPPPASAIADIWRGIGRENPVLVQLLGMCPTMAVTNVLANGLAMGLATTFVLVGSGLFVSLFRKYIANEVRITSYILIIATFVTLADMILAAILPDIRKALGPFIPLIVANCLLLGRAEAFAAKVPVRRAVADGLGMGMGFTLSLSLLSTIREVLGNGSILGHPLFGPRFEPWVFMMLPPGGFLALGIALLGVAYVMELQKRRARRMA, from the coding sequence GTGACTTCGATTTCAGTCGGTGACCGCGTGGCGGGAGCGCCGGCGAAGGCGCAGGAGTTGATTCCCGGCGCTCCACCGCCGGCGAGCGCGATCGCCGACATCTGGCGCGGTATCGGCCGCGAGAATCCCGTGCTCGTGCAGCTGCTCGGCATGTGCCCGACGATGGCCGTCACCAACGTCCTCGCCAACGGTCTGGCGATGGGTCTCGCGACGACGTTCGTGCTCGTCGGCTCCGGGCTCTTCGTGTCGCTGTTCCGCAAGTACATCGCCAACGAGGTGCGCATCACGTCGTACATCCTGATCATCGCGACGTTCGTGACCCTCGCCGACATGATCCTCGCGGCGATCCTGCCCGACATCCGCAAGGCGTTGGGGCCGTTCATTCCGCTGATCGTGGCCAACTGCCTGCTGCTGGGTCGCGCCGAGGCATTCGCCGCCAAGGTGCCCGTGCGCCGCGCGGTGGCCGACGGTCTGGGCATGGGGATGGGATTCACGCTCTCCCTCTCCCTGCTCAGCACGATCCGCGAGGTGCTGGGCAACGGCAGCATTCTCGGCCACCCGCTGTTCGGCCCGCGGTTCGAACCCTGGGTGTTCATGATGCTCCCACCGGGCGGGTTCCTGGCGCTGGGCATTGCGCTGCTCGGCGTGGCCTACGTGATGGAATTGCAGAAGCGGCGCGCGCGGAGGATGGCATGA
- a CDS encoding RnfABCDGE type electron transport complex subunit G, translating to MTGAPQGQGTGTPPAEHKSTPAWRLLLTLAIAGAAAGWLIVTVYNLTLPAIEKHAAEQVNEAVREVLKAPARWDTLYLAGNALTPKPPAGSARVEAEMAFVGYDASGRRIGVAVTAAEPGFQELIHLMIGFDPATGTLTGYKVLDEQETPGLGQRIETDSDFTRQFAGRVAPLKGVKKLDAGDPSQVQTITGATISSRAVVRIINDAVAKWRPLLQAYDRGDHP from the coding sequence ATGACCGGCGCGCCGCAGGGCCAGGGGACGGGCACGCCGCCGGCGGAGCACAAGAGCACCCCCGCGTGGCGGCTGCTGCTCACGCTCGCCATCGCCGGCGCGGCCGCCGGGTGGCTCATCGTCACGGTGTACAATCTGACGCTGCCGGCGATCGAGAAGCACGCCGCGGAGCAGGTGAACGAGGCGGTGCGCGAGGTGCTGAAGGCACCCGCGCGGTGGGACACGCTGTACCTGGCCGGCAACGCGCTCACCCCCAAGCCGCCCGCCGGGTCCGCCAGGGTCGAGGCGGAGATGGCGTTCGTGGGCTACGACGCAAGCGGCAGGCGCATCGGTGTAGCCGTGACCGCCGCCGAGCCGGGGTTCCAGGAGTTGATCCACCTGATGATCGGTTTCGATCCCGCGACGGGCACGCTCACCGGCTACAAGGTACTCGACGAGCAGGAGACGCCGGGTCTCGGCCAGCGGATCGAGACGGACAGTGACTTCACTCGCCAGTTCGCGGGACGCGTCGCGCCGCTCAAGGGCGTCAAGAAGCTCGACGCCGGCGATCCGAGCCAGGTCCAGACCATCACCGGCGCGACGATCTCGTCGCGCGCCGTGGTGCGCATCATCAACGACGCGGTCGCCAAGTGGCGGCCGTTGCTGCAAGCCTACGATCGTGGAGACCATCCGTGA